Proteins found in one Gardnerella vaginalis ATCC 14018 = JCM 11026 genomic segment:
- a CDS encoding Nif3-like dinuclear metal center hexameric protein yields the protein MATLVDVVNVLEDLYPLNLAESWDNPGLIVGNPTDKVNKIVCLSDPTLEAVEESCKMGANLIVSHHPLFFRSVHEVSGFSVRGKIVQTLIENHCGLWVGHTNADAAFRGVADAAANAFGLKDLHPLVPASNNDLSLGLGRVGVLEQKITLKEFAMRVFNALPTTNLGIQVCGDINEMVSKIAVLPGSGDSLFDEVRACGADVYVTSDLRHHPATDAYEQAVYEAKLENSNIIKPMLINTPHSAIESLWFKYAVQDVHDSIYKNFGESLDVSWIGRAFDPWNYVIN from the coding sequence ATGGCAACTTTAGTTGATGTTGTTAATGTTTTAGAAGACTTGTATCCTCTAAATCTTGCTGAATCTTGGGATAATCCTGGACTAATTGTTGGAAATCCTACGGATAAGGTGAATAAGATAGTTTGTTTATCTGATCCAACTTTAGAAGCTGTTGAAGAATCATGCAAAATGGGTGCTAATTTGATTGTTTCTCACCATCCTTTATTCTTTAGGTCAGTTCATGAAGTTTCTGGTTTTTCTGTTCGCGGAAAAATAGTTCAGACACTTATTGAAAATCATTGTGGATTGTGGGTCGGTCACACTAATGCGGACGCGGCTTTTAGGGGAGTGGCGGATGCTGCAGCTAATGCTTTTGGTCTTAAAGATTTGCATCCTCTTGTTCCAGCAAGTAATAATGACCTTTCTCTTGGTCTTGGCAGAGTTGGAGTGCTTGAGCAAAAAATCACGCTTAAAGAGTTTGCTATGCGCGTTTTTAACGCTTTGCCTACTACTAATCTAGGCATTCAAGTGTGTGGAGATATTAATGAAATGGTTAGTAAAATAGCTGTTCTTCCAGGTTCAGGTGATTCTTTATTTGATGAAGTTCGCGCTTGCGGAGCAGATGTGTATGTAACAAGTGATTTAAGGCATCATCCTGCAACGGACGCGTACGAGCAGGCTGTGTATGAAGCGAAATTAGAAAATTCTAATATTATTAAGCCCATGCTTATAAACACTCCTCATAGTGCCATTGAGTCGTTGTGGTTTAAGTATGCTGTGCAAGATGTTCATGATTCTATATACAAGAATTTTGGTGAATCGTTGGATGTTTCTTGGATTGGTAGAGCTTTTGACCCTTGGAATTATGTGATTAATTAG